Proteins encoded by one window of Deinococcus radiodurans R1 = ATCC 13939 = DSM 20539:
- a CDS encoding helix-turn-helix transcriptional regulator, with product MKNRIKVLRAEHNLTQADLADKLDVSRQTINALETGKYDPSLPLAFKLARLFGLRIEDIFQDEG from the coding sequence ATGAAAAACCGCATCAAGGTCTTGCGGGCCGAACACAACCTGACCCAGGCCGACCTTGCCGACAAACTGGACGTGTCGCGCCAGACCATCAACGCGCTGGAGACGGGAAAATACGACCCCTCGTTGCCGCTGGCCTTCAAACTGGCGCGGCTGTTCGGGCTCAGAATTGAGGACATTTTTCAGGACGAGGGCTGA
- a CDS encoding energy-coupling factor ABC transporter ATP-binding protein has product MIELRHVSHHYDERPVLRPLSLTLRERRIGVVGSNGSGKSTFARLLNALLLPAAGQVLVDGLDTRQDPKGVRRKVGFVFQNPDHQIVFPVVEEDLAFGLKNLKLPPAEVEARIGEVLERYDLGEYRQHPSHLLSGGQKQLLAISGVLVMRPEYVVFDEPTTLLDLRNRNRVAAAIRELPQTAIVVTHDLDLLRDFERVLVFEAGELIADAPPAEALRVYRERMTWP; this is encoded by the coding sequence ATGATCGAACTTCGCCATGTTTCGCACCACTACGACGAGCGGCCCGTGCTGCGGCCCCTCAGTCTGACCCTACGCGAGCGGCGAATAGGCGTGGTGGGCAGCAACGGCAGCGGCAAAAGCACCTTTGCGCGGCTGCTCAATGCGCTGCTGCTGCCTGCCGCCGGGCAGGTGCTGGTGGATGGGCTCGACACCCGGCAAGACCCTAAAGGTGTGCGCCGCAAGGTCGGCTTCGTCTTTCAGAACCCCGACCATCAAATCGTGTTTCCGGTGGTCGAAGAAGACCTCGCCTTCGGGCTGAAAAACCTGAAATTGCCGCCTGCCGAGGTGGAAGCCCGCATCGGTGAGGTGCTGGAACGCTACGACCTGGGGGAATACCGTCAGCACCCCTCGCACCTGCTCAGCGGGGGGCAAAAGCAACTGCTCGCCATTTCGGGCGTGCTGGTGATGCGGCCCGAGTACGTCGTGTTCGACGAGCCGACCACCTTGCTCGACCTGCGCAACCGCAACCGGGTGGCGGCGGCCATCCGCGAGTTGCCGCAGACGGCGATTGTGGTGACGCACGACCTGGACTTGCTGCGCGACTTCGAGCGGGTGCTGGTGTTCGAGGCCGGAGAACTCATCGCCGACGCGCCGCCCGCCGAGGCGCTGCGGGTCTACCGGGAGCGGATGACGTGGCCCTGA
- a CDS encoding YkgJ family cysteine cluster protein: MSDLFEPPPDFPARSALRRDCTACGACCSAPDIHALGKPLGVPCRFLGAENTQGACLCGIYLERPAVCRSYAPDWVCGEVAPLPTLEARIRRFLEIYGLDPVTG; this comes from the coding sequence ATGTCTGACCTCTTTGAGCCGCCTCCAGACTTTCCCGCCCGCTCTGCGCTGCGCCGCGACTGTACGGCGTGCGGGGCGTGTTGCTCGGCGCCCGATATTCACGCGCTGGGCAAGCCGTTGGGGGTGCCGTGCCGCTTTCTGGGAGCGGAAAACACGCAGGGAGCGTGTCTGTGCGGCATCTATCTGGAGCGCCCGGCGGTCTGCCGCAGCTACGCGCCCGACTGGGTGTGCGGCGAGGTGGCGCCACTGCCCACGCTGGAAGCGCGCATCCGGCGGTTTCTGGAGATTTACGGGCTGGACCCGGTTACAGGTTGA
- a CDS encoding biotin transporter BioY gives MTTKDIVYIALFAAIMAALAVVPPITLATGVPISAQALGPMLAGAVLGARRGALSMVLFLVLVAAGLPLLVGGRGGISAFAGPTAGFLISWPIAAFVIGLLVERNWARLNFALAFAIIFVSSVVIMYGIGNAWLSYSAPMSYLKATIAAGPFLPGDLLKSVLAALVAVTVKRSYPIIRVRPAVQPAR, from the coding sequence ATGACTACCAAAGACATCGTGTACATCGCGCTCTTTGCCGCGATAATGGCGGCGCTGGCGGTGGTTCCGCCCATCACGCTCGCCACCGGGGTGCCGATTTCGGCGCAGGCACTGGGGCCGATGCTGGCAGGCGCGGTGCTGGGGGCGCGGCGCGGGGCACTGAGCATGGTGCTGTTTCTGGTGCTGGTCGCCGCCGGGCTGCCGCTGCTGGTCGGCGGGCGCGGGGGCATCAGCGCGTTCGCCGGGCCGACAGCGGGCTTTCTGATTTCGTGGCCCATCGCCGCCTTCGTGATTGGCCTGCTCGTCGAGCGGAACTGGGCGCGGCTCAACTTCGCCCTCGCCTTCGCCATCATCTTCGTGAGCAGCGTGGTCATCATGTACGGCATCGGCAACGCCTGGCTGAGCTACTCCGCACCCATGAGTTACCTCAAAGCCACCATCGCCGCCGGTCCCTTTTTGCCGGGTGACCTGCTCAAGTCGGTGCTGGCCGCGCTGGTGGCGGTGACGGTCAAGCGCAGCTATCCCATCATCCGGGTGCGTCCGGCGGTGCAGCCGGCGCGGTGA
- a CDS encoding FKBP-type peptidyl-prolyl cis-trans isomerase: MNIAQDKVVELDYQLTVRGEVLDHSEPGEPLTYLHGHGLIIPGLERALDGKQPGDDFEVIVPPEDGYGERNDEAIEELDRADFDDDVEEGETYYMQAADGTPYPFTVVSVNGDKVRADFNPPLAGETLHFKVKVLAVRDATAQELEQGYAGEEGEDGQ; the protein is encoded by the coding sequence ATGAACATTGCTCAGGACAAGGTTGTAGAACTCGATTACCAGCTCACCGTGCGCGGCGAAGTCCTCGACCACAGCGAACCCGGCGAGCCGCTGACCTACCTGCACGGCCACGGTCTGATTATTCCGGGCCTGGAACGCGCCCTGGACGGCAAGCAGCCCGGCGACGACTTTGAAGTCATCGTGCCCCCCGAAGACGGCTACGGCGAGCGCAACGACGAAGCCATCGAGGAACTCGACCGCGCCGACTTCGACGACGACGTGGAAGAAGGCGAAACCTACTACATGCAGGCCGCCGACGGCACGCCCTACCCCTTTACCGTCGTGTCGGTTAATGGCGACAAGGTCCGCGCCGACTTCAACCCCCCGCTGGCCGGGGAAACGCTGCACTTCAAGGTCAAGGTGCTCGCCGTGCGCGACGCCACCGCGCAGGAGCTCGAGCAGGGCTACGCCGGCGAAGAAGGCGAAGACGGGCAGTAA
- a CDS encoding pyridoxal phosphate-dependent aminotransferase, with amino-acid sequence MTQTPPPAPGPSGVRQAVRDIPAYPFTPIDVPYKLDQNENPYDFPPELKQKAAERMLAHPWNRYPDLHADTLRAAIAGYEGWDAAGVVITPGSNVLIKILTELGGIGQTVLTTDPTFSVYTLEAAMLGAELVLTPLNPDFSLPVEATLQALAAHAPGVFYVTQPHAPTGHSDRPEDVRRVVEVADRLGWVTVIDEAYSQYAGTDYRELVRAGKHVLSLRTFSKAWGLAGVRAGYLLTNPELAGHLQKLVSAFTINFLTQAVIETALEHPEYMRERVAEAIAERGRIYAAVQGHPTCTIFPSNTNFFLLKTPDADAAYRHLLEHGIVCRRQDKLRGLDGCLRIAVGTPAENDALIAAILALR; translated from the coding sequence ATGACCCAGACGCCTCCCCCCGCACCCGGCCCCTCCGGCGTGCGTCAGGCCGTGCGCGACATTCCGGCCTATCCGTTTACGCCCATCGACGTGCCGTACAAGCTCGACCAGAACGAGAATCCCTACGATTTTCCGCCCGAGCTCAAGCAAAAGGCCGCCGAGCGGATGCTCGCCCACCCCTGGAACCGCTATCCCGACCTGCACGCCGACACGCTGCGCGCCGCCATTGCCGGCTACGAGGGCTGGGACGCGGCAGGCGTGGTGATTACGCCGGGCAGCAACGTCCTCATCAAGATTCTGACCGAACTCGGTGGCATCGGGCAGACGGTGCTGACCACCGACCCCACATTCAGCGTCTATACCCTCGAAGCCGCGATGCTGGGCGCCGAACTGGTGCTGACGCCGCTGAACCCCGACTTCTCGCTGCCGGTGGAGGCGACCTTGCAGGCCCTCGCCGCCCACGCGCCGGGCGTGTTCTACGTAACGCAGCCCCACGCGCCGACCGGCCACAGCGACCGCCCGGAGGACGTGCGTCGGGTGGTAGAAGTTGCCGACCGCCTCGGCTGGGTGACGGTGATCGACGAGGCGTACTCCCAGTACGCGGGCACCGATTACCGCGAGCTGGTGCGGGCGGGCAAGCACGTCCTCTCCCTGCGGACCTTTTCCAAGGCCTGGGGGCTGGCAGGCGTGCGGGCCGGGTACCTGCTGACCAACCCCGAACTCGCCGGGCACCTGCAAAAGCTGGTGTCGGCCTTCACCATTAACTTTTTGACGCAGGCCGTCATCGAAACCGCGCTCGAACACCCCGAGTACATGCGCGAGCGGGTGGCCGAGGCGATTGCCGAGCGTGGGCGGATTTACGCGGCGGTGCAGGGCCACCCCACCTGCACCATCTTCCCGAGCAATACGAACTTTTTTCTGCTGAAGACGCCCGACGCCGACGCCGCCTACCGGCACCTGCTGGAGCACGGCATCGTCTGCCGCCGCCAGGACAAACTGCGTGGACTGGACGGCTGCCTGCGCATCGCGGTAGGCACGCCCGCTGAAAACGACGCCCTGATTGCGGCGATTCTCGCGCTGCGCTGA
- a CDS encoding AAA family ATPase, which yields MPPTLFLLVGLPGAGKTTLARQLEREHAALRLTPDDWMKPLFGAGDMDGKRAVLEHDLLWSVAERVLSLGVNVVLDYGLWSPDERELYRNRAHALGARAELHVLDLPVEQLWQRLEARNALAPHHPQTFVVSREELLEWNGWFQRPSAAELARFDHAEVRHTAEEYAL from the coding sequence ATGCCGCCCACCCTGTTTTTGCTCGTCGGTCTGCCGGGCGCCGGAAAAACGACCCTCGCCCGCCAACTTGAGCGCGAGCACGCCGCTCTGCGGCTCACCCCCGACGACTGGATGAAACCGCTGTTCGGCGCGGGGGACATGGATGGCAAACGCGCGGTCCTCGAACACGACCTGCTCTGGAGCGTGGCCGAGCGCGTGCTGAGCCTGGGCGTCAACGTCGTTCTCGATTACGGCCTGTGGTCCCCGGACGAGCGCGAACTGTACCGGAACCGCGCTCATGCTCTGGGCGCCCGTGCCGAGCTGCACGTCCTCGACCTGCCCGTCGAGCAGCTCTGGCAGCGGCTCGAAGCCCGCAACGCACTGGCACCGCACCACCCGCAGACCTTCGTGGTGTCGCGTGAGGAACTGCTCGAATGGAACGGCTGGTTTCAGCGTCCCTCAGCCGCCGAGCTTGCCCGTTTCGACCACGCGGAGGTGCGGCACACGGCAGAGGAATACGCGCTCTGA
- a CDS encoding energy-coupling factor transporter transmembrane component T family protein, giving the protein MTLGLYVPRDSPLHRAAPGVKLLGLLLCGVLVFMLHDWRPLLALLGLTLALYAVARLGWRTTWAQLRPALGLLLFFLVVQGLLTNWETAVVTALRFGVMILLASLVTLTTRTSALLAGLERAALPLARLGVNPARVSLAVSLTLRFIPVVAQTVQDVREAQRARGIEKNMLALAVPVIVRTLKMADDVADAIDARSWD; this is encoded by the coding sequence ATGACGCTGGGTCTTTATGTCCCCCGCGACTCGCCGCTGCACCGCGCCGCGCCGGGCGTCAAGCTGCTGGGGCTGCTGCTGTGCGGCGTGCTGGTGTTTATGCTGCATGACTGGCGTCCCCTGCTGGCGCTGCTGGGGCTGACGCTGGCGCTCTACGCCGTCGCGCGTCTGGGGTGGCGCACCACCTGGGCGCAACTGCGGCCTGCGCTGGGGCTGCTGCTGTTTTTTCTGGTCGTGCAGGGGCTGCTGACGAACTGGGAAACCGCTGTCGTCACCGCCCTGCGCTTCGGGGTGATGATTCTGCTCGCCTCGCTGGTCACGCTCACCACGCGCACTTCGGCGCTGCTGGCCGGACTGGAACGGGCCGCCCTGCCGCTGGCCCGGCTGGGGGTCAATCCGGCGCGGGTGAGCCTCGCCGTGTCGCTCACCCTGCGCTTTATTCCGGTGGTCGCGCAGACCGTGCAGGACGTGCGGGAAGCGCAGCGGGCGCGCGGTATCGAGAAAAATATGCTGGCGCTGGCGGTGCCGGTCATCGTGCGGACACTGAAGATGGCCGACGACGTGGCAGACGCGATAGATGCGCGGTCCTGGGATTGA
- a CDS encoding magnesium transporter CorA family protein — translation MLTYYRSIGGKLTVTDHYMDGCWIDAAAPTTEELARVSRETGLELDYLKYPLDPDERSRFEREDGQLLIIMQTSYRLAEDSDIPYDTVPLGILHTDHCLVTVCSLEENPVVKDVVSGLVRRVSTVKKNRLTLQLFLRNAQRFLIDVRQINKRVDAIEDKMENATRNRELLDLLKLEKSLVYFITGLKANEAMMERVKRDRIFEMYEEDSELLDDVLIENLQAIEMASIASNILTSMAGAFASVINNNVNQVVKVLTVTTILVAIPTLVSGFFGMNVEGLPFSDSPYGFWLVMTVAMGIASLLAFLFYRWKVF, via the coding sequence GTGCTGACCTACTACCGCTCCATCGGCGGCAAACTGACCGTCACCGACCACTACATGGACGGCTGCTGGATCGACGCTGCCGCCCCCACCACTGAGGAACTTGCCCGCGTGAGCCGCGAAACGGGCCTGGAACTCGACTATCTCAAGTATCCGCTCGACCCCGACGAACGCTCGCGCTTCGAGCGCGAAGACGGGCAACTGCTGATCATCATGCAGACGAGCTACCGCCTCGCTGAAGACAGCGACATTCCCTACGACACGGTGCCGCTGGGGATTTTGCACACCGACCACTGCCTTGTCACGGTCTGCTCGCTCGAAGAAAACCCGGTCGTCAAGGACGTGGTGAGCGGGCTGGTGCGCCGGGTCAGCACGGTCAAGAAAAACCGCCTGACGTTGCAACTGTTTCTCCGCAACGCCCAGCGGTTTCTGATCGACGTGCGCCAGATCAACAAACGGGTGGACGCCATCGAAGACAAGATGGAAAACGCCACCCGCAACCGCGAACTGCTCGACCTGCTCAAGCTCGAAAAGAGTCTGGTGTACTTCATCACCGGCCTCAAGGCCAACGAGGCGATGATGGAACGGGTCAAGCGCGACCGCATCTTCGAGATGTACGAGGAAGACTCCGAGCTGCTCGACGACGTGCTGATCGAGAACTTGCAGGCCATCGAAATGGCGTCTATCGCCAGCAACATCTTGACCAGCATGGCCGGGGCCTTTGCCAGCGTCATCAACAACAACGTCAACCAGGTGGTCAAAGTGCTGACCGTGACGACCATTCTGGTGGCGATTCCGACCCTCGTGAGCGGCTTTTTCGGCATGAACGTGGAGGGCTTGCCCTTCAGCGACAGTCCCTACGGTTTCTGGCTGGTCATGACGGTGGCGATGGGCATCGCGTCGCTGCTCGCCTTTCTCTTTTACCGCTGGAAAGTGTTTTAG
- a CDS encoding pyridoxal-phosphate-dependent aminotransferase family protein translates to MPALRPDIDPDGLLEYSVVYTDRSLNHMSQVFQGVMRDLSADLKAVYHAHAVAIIPGSGTSAMEAVVDQLAQGQHCLVIRNGWFSYRWSQIVEMSHLPKSVTVLKAQAQEEGKAPQFAPFPIEEATATIRRERPALVFAPHVETSAGIILPEDYIKALAEATHEVGGLLVIDCIASGCVWLDMHSLGIDVLISAPQKGWSSTPCAGLVMLSEAAAARVEATNSVSFTLDLKKWRSIMKSYEDGGFAYHATLPTDGLRQFRDTVQEVKAFGFQKAQDAQWELGLRVRGLLAEAGFRSVAAPGFEAPGVVVSYTDQDDIQSGKAFREAGLQIASGVPLQVDEPAGFKTFRIGLFGLDKLQDVSGAAERFGAALRQVCAVSR, encoded by the coding sequence ATGCCAGCCCTGCGCCCCGATATCGACCCCGACGGCCTGCTCGAATACTCGGTGGTCTACACCGACCGCTCGCTCAACCACATGTCCCAGGTGTTCCAGGGGGTCATGCGCGACCTCTCGGCGGACCTGAAAGCGGTGTACCACGCCCACGCCGTCGCCATCATCCCAGGCTCCGGCACCTCGGCGATGGAAGCGGTGGTGGACCAGCTCGCCCAGGGGCAGCACTGCCTGGTCATCCGCAACGGCTGGTTCAGCTACCGCTGGTCGCAAATCGTGGAGATGAGCCACCTGCCGAAGTCGGTCACGGTGCTCAAGGCCCAGGCGCAAGAGGAAGGCAAGGCCCCGCAGTTTGCGCCTTTCCCCATCGAAGAAGCCACTGCCACCATCCGCCGCGAGCGCCCCGCGCTGGTGTTCGCGCCGCACGTGGAAACTTCGGCGGGCATCATCCTGCCCGAGGACTACATCAAGGCGCTGGCCGAGGCCACCCACGAGGTCGGCGGGCTGCTCGTCATCGACTGCATCGCCTCGGGCTGCGTGTGGCTGGATATGCACTCACTCGGCATCGACGTGCTGATTTCCGCGCCGCAAAAAGGCTGGAGCAGCACGCCCTGCGCCGGGCTGGTCATGTTGAGCGAGGCCGCCGCCGCCCGCGTGGAGGCCACCAACTCGGTGAGCTTCACCCTCGACCTGAAAAAGTGGCGCAGCATCATGAAAAGCTATGAGGACGGCGGCTTCGCCTATCACGCGACCCTGCCCACCGATGGGCTGCGGCAATTCCGCGACACCGTGCAGGAAGTAAAGGCGTTTGGCTTTCAGAAAGCGCAGGACGCCCAATGGGAACTCGGCCTGCGGGTGCGCGGCCTGCTCGCGGAAGCGGGCTTTCGCAGCGTGGCGGCTCCCGGCTTCGAGGCGCCCGGCGTGGTGGTCAGCTACACCGACCAGGACGACATCCAGAGCGGCAAGGCTTTCCGTGAGGCCGGGCTGCAAATCGCGTCCGGCGTGCCGCTTCAGGTGGACGAGCCCGCCGGCTTCAAGACCTTCCGCATCGGGCTGTTCGGCCTCGACAAGTTGCAGGACGTCTCCGGCGCGGCGGAGCGCTTCGGGGCCGCGCTGCGTCAGGTCTGCGCCGTGAGCCGTTGA
- the rny gene encoding ribonuclease Y, translating to MPTLYVILSLLLGLIGGVLVQRAIGSRQQAVTDDRLQREAQAEAQQIRAEAQRHARELHEAAEQDRQDAISKTQDAARRVQDAAERDTLAAAHEARLDEQREQVRALRAQLEAEREQAKADAAQQREALSTDRQETRREREDLGREIERLGRRTEQLDARSDKLDALEERLEGGWREVQRQEQEVAERLRQADLKLYEVAGLTPEVAREQILGRLNAELEEEKAIRVKAMTEKAGAEARRSARSIIAQAIQRSASETSAQLSVSVVPIPSDAMKGRLIGREGRNIRAFESLTGVDLIIDDTPEAVILSSFNPLRREVARHVLDALVADGRIHPTRIEEMVHKAQDDMKTFIHQQGEEAAIEAGVVGLKPGLVQLLGRMYFRTSYSQNVLKHSVQVAHLTGIMADELGLDAALARRAGLMHDVGKSIDREIEGTHVEIGINLARRFGEPAEVIDAIAHHHDPENGETLYSVLVAAADAISAARPGARREALESYVRRLEQLEQIAVAFPGVQQAYAIQAGREVRVIVQPEKVTDAQATLLARDIAGRVEQDMEYPGQVQVTVVRESRAVGVAR from the coding sequence ATGCCCACGTTGTATGTGATTCTGAGCCTCCTGCTCGGACTGATCGGTGGGGTTCTCGTGCAGCGGGCGATCGGAAGTCGGCAACAGGCCGTCACCGATGACCGCCTTCAGCGCGAGGCCCAAGCAGAAGCGCAGCAGATCCGTGCCGAGGCCCAGCGCCACGCACGGGAGCTGCACGAAGCCGCCGAGCAGGACCGGCAAGACGCCATCAGCAAGACGCAAGACGCGGCCCGGCGCGTGCAAGACGCCGCCGAGCGTGACACCCTGGCCGCCGCCCACGAAGCCCGGCTCGACGAGCAGCGTGAGCAGGTCCGCGCCCTGCGCGCGCAACTCGAGGCCGAGCGCGAGCAGGCCAAGGCCGACGCCGCGCAGCAGCGCGAGGCCCTGAGCACCGACCGCCAGGAAACCCGGCGCGAACGCGAGGACCTGGGCCGCGAAATCGAGAGGCTCGGGCGCCGCACCGAGCAGCTCGACGCCCGCAGCGACAAACTCGACGCCCTCGAGGAGCGGCTCGAAGGCGGCTGGCGCGAGGTGCAGCGCCAGGAGCAGGAGGTCGCCGAGCGGCTGCGGCAGGCCGACCTCAAACTCTACGAGGTGGCCGGCCTGACCCCCGAAGTGGCCCGCGAGCAGATTCTGGGCCGCCTGAACGCCGAACTCGAGGAAGAAAAGGCCATCCGCGTCAAGGCGATGACCGAGAAGGCGGGGGCCGAGGCCCGGCGCAGCGCCCGCTCGATCATCGCCCAGGCGATTCAGCGCAGCGCCTCGGAAACGAGCGCCCAGCTCTCGGTCAGCGTGGTCCCGATTCCCAGCGACGCCATGAAAGGCCGCCTCATCGGGCGCGAGGGCCGCAACATCCGCGCCTTCGAGTCGCTGACCGGGGTGGACCTGATTATCGACGACACCCCCGAAGCCGTGATTCTCAGCAGCTTCAACCCGTTGCGCCGCGAGGTCGCCCGGCACGTCCTTGACGCGCTGGTAGCCGACGGACGGATTCACCCCACCCGCATCGAGGAAATGGTGCACAAAGCGCAGGACGACATGAAGACCTTCATCCACCAGCAGGGCGAGGAAGCGGCCATCGAAGCGGGCGTGGTGGGCCTCAAGCCGGGGCTGGTGCAACTGCTCGGGCGGATGTATTTCCGCACCAGCTACAGCCAGAACGTGCTCAAGCACTCGGTGCAGGTCGCGCACCTCACCGGCATCATGGCCGACGAACTCGGTCTCGACGCCGCGCTCGCCCGCCGCGCCGGGCTGATGCACGACGTGGGCAAGAGCATCGACCGCGAAATCGAAGGCACCCACGTCGAAATCGGCATCAACCTCGCCCGGCGCTTCGGTGAGCCCGCCGAGGTCATCGACGCCATCGCGCACCACCATGACCCCGAAAACGGCGAAACGCTGTACTCGGTGCTGGTGGCCGCCGCCGACGCCATCAGCGCGGCCCGGCCCGGCGCGCGGCGCGAGGCGCTCGAGTCCTACGTGCGCCGCCTCGAGCAGCTCGAGCAGATCGCGGTCGCCTTTCCCGGCGTGCAGCAGGCCTACGCCATTCAGGCCGGGCGCGAGGTGCGCGTCATCGTGCAGCCCGAGAAAGTCACCGACGCCCAGGCCACGCTGCTCGCCCGTGACATCGCGGGCCGGGTCGAGCAGGACATGGAATACCCCGGTCAGGTGCAGGTGACGGTGGTGCGCGAGAGCCGGGCGGTGGGGGTCGCCCGCTAA
- a CDS encoding Nif3-like dinuclear metal center hexameric protein, which yields MSEDRAPTLGDLADWLSAALGERRPVLRPSSGPIHTLALALEPHDVPPELSADALFLHRSRGVGERWPGIGIGLLAVHDGFDRHLTTGPNLRLAAKLGWQDVQLVEWERASGLLATPPETTWDALHAALRAELGGEDAALAPESAARPRVALMNAMRPELLQRAAAQGVSVYLTGQLRPSAVKAAQALGLGVVALGHRRSELWGLRQLARELEAAFPGVRTQVLGQR from the coding sequence TTGAGCGAGGACCGGGCACCCACCCTCGGCGACCTCGCCGACTGGCTGAGTGCCGCGCTGGGGGAGCGGCGTCCTGTACTCCGTCCTAGCAGCGGTCCCATTCATACCCTGGCGCTGGCCCTGGAACCTCATGATGTGCCGCCTGAACTGAGCGCCGACGCGCTGTTTCTCCACCGTTCACGCGGCGTCGGCGAGCGCTGGCCGGGCATCGGCATCGGCCTCCTGGCGGTCCACGACGGCTTCGACCGCCACCTGACCACCGGGCCAAATCTGAGGCTAGCCGCAAAGCTCGGTTGGCAGGACGTGCAGCTCGTCGAGTGGGAGCGGGCGAGCGGACTGCTGGCGACGCCGCCCGAAACGACCTGGGACGCCCTGCACGCCGCGCTGCGGGCCGAACTCGGCGGGGAGGACGCGGCCCTTGCTCCTGAGTCGGCTGCGCGGCCCCGCGTGGCGCTGATGAACGCCATGCGGCCCGAGCTGTTGCAGCGGGCAGCGGCGCAGGGCGTCAGCGTCTACCTCACCGGGCAACTGCGGCCCTCGGCGGTGAAGGCGGCACAGGCGCTCGGCCTCGGCGTCGTGGCGCTCGGTCATCGCCGCAGTGAGTTGTGGGGCCTGCGGCAACTGGCGCGTGAGCTGGAAGCTGCTTTTCCGGGGGTGCGAACCCAGGTGCTCGGCCAGCGCTGA
- a CDS encoding flavin reductase family protein: MTHSPDADAHSGITPLEFRQTLGRFASGVTIITAQDGEQRRGMTASAFVSVSLTPPLVLVSVDRRAHMHGLLAEPEVTHFGVNVLGANQRHLSDHFAGRPGPEESVPWFMHESVPLLGGTIAQLVCRKEQVIAAGDHTLYMGFVEYSRYTDDDPLLYFRGQYHELG; the protein is encoded by the coding sequence ATGACCCACAGCCCCGACGCGGACGCCCACAGCGGCATCACGCCCCTCGAATTCCGGCAGACCCTGGGCCGCTTCGCCAGCGGCGTGACCATCATCACCGCGCAGGACGGCGAGCAGCGCCGGGGCATGACCGCCAGCGCCTTCGTGTCGGTCAGCCTGACGCCGCCGCTCGTGCTGGTCAGCGTGGACCGGCGGGCGCACATGCACGGGCTGCTGGCGGAGCCCGAAGTCACGCACTTCGGCGTCAACGTCCTGGGGGCCAATCAGCGGCATCTCAGCGACCACTTCGCCGGGCGGCCCGGTCCCGAGGAAAGCGTGCCTTGGTTCATGCACGAGTCGGTGCCCTTGCTCGGCGGCACCATCGCGCAGCTCGTGTGCCGCAAGGAGCAGGTCATCGCGGCGGGCGACCACACGCTCTATATGGGCTTTGTCGAGTACAGCCGCTACACCGACGACGACCCGCTGCTCTATTTTCGTGGGCAATACCACGAACTGGGCTGA